The DNA window GAAAAATGAAACTAAAACAGAAGGGATGAAGCAGAAGAGTATTGAAATATTCCTTATTAATAATAAACAGAGATTATTAGATGAAGCTCCAGTGAAAATCAGTGAACGGCTTGAGAACAGGCTAACGAGACATGGTATACAATTAATGCACAATAAAAAGGTAGATAAATTCTCAAACGGTAAAGTCGTTTTCTCTGACAAATCCGAACTTGAAGCGGATGCGTGTGTTTGGACAGTCGGTTTAAAGCCTCATCCTAGCCTTTACGATTTAGGTCTCTCTCTTACAGTACAAGGAAAAATAAAAGTGGATTCATGGTATCGTTTAGTAGAAAGTGAGAATATTTATGCCATTGGAGACTGTGTCCATGTGGTTGACCCTATAAGTGGAAAAGCTGCAGCAATGAGCTGCAAAGAAGCTATTTCCCAAGCTCAACGACTTTCTAAAATTATGAAGGCACATCTTCAGGGATTACAAGCAATTTCCCATCAAACCTACCCTGATTTTCTTTGTATAGGACTCGGTCCGAACGATGGTTTTGTATGGGCGCAAAAATGGGGAGTTGATTTTGTACTTTCAGGTAAATTGGCAGAAAAAATAAGAGAGTATACATGGAATGTTGCCAGTATTACTCACTAAAGAAAGGAGGTAAAGGTATGGAGCTTCAGAAACTATATTCTCAGTTTCAGCCACTTTTATTTTCGATAGCTTACCGGATGCTCGGCACTGTTTCTGATGCAGAAGATATTGTTCATGATGTGTACTTGCAGGCAGGAGAAAAAACGATTGAGCATGTGGAAAATAAGAAGGCATACCTTTGTAAAATGGTTACAAACAAATGTATTGATCATTTAAAATCTGCCGCGTATAAACGTGAAGTTTATACTGGTCCCTGGCTGCCAGAACCATTGATTTTAAACGATAACGATCCTATTACTGAAGTGATGAACGGAGAAGCGATATCATTTGCCATTCTGATGCTGCTGGAAAAACTGAAACCCGTAGAGAGAGCTGTTTTCATCCTTAGGGAAGTGCTAGATTATGATTATTTGGCGATTTCACAAATTTTGAATCGCACCGAATCTAATTGCAGAAAAGTATTCAGCCGGGTAAAGAATAAATTTCCAATGATAAAAGAAGAGGTGGAAGCACCGAATGATCCGAAAATAGATAAAATTATACAGACATTCGTGTTAGCATTAAATCAGGGAAACATACAGAAGATTGAAGAATTATTGCGTCAAGATGTTACGCTATATTCCGATGGTGGCGGAAAAGTATATGCTGCCTTAAAGCCGGTACATTCCAAATATTTAGTTGTCCGTTTTATTAGAAACTTACTGTCACATAACGATAAGAAACAAACCGTTGTAAAAATCGTTAATGTAAATGGTGACACTGGACTCTTGGTAAAGGGAGTTGACAATGTCAAAATGGTTATTTGTTTCCATGTAAAAAACGATCAAATTGCTGAAATCTATATTGTGAGGAATCCAGAAAAACTACAACATGTATATCTATAAGCTCACTAAATTTGCATCTAATTCAACTAACGAGTGCTTTACTTCAAGAAGGAGTAGAGCCTTTTTTCTTATTGAACTAACGAGGCAGGTTAGTTGAACAAGAGAAATGAAACTCCATTCTTTTTATGTCGCATTTGACACAAACTGAGCAATAAAAAAAGAGCAATGGTAGATAAATCTAACCTTTGCTCAAAAATATCTACAATTGCAGATCATTAATACGTTTCTATCTAAATCCTGAAAGTTAAAATAGGCAAAATCACCAATACGCTCTATTTCTCTAACAACTGTTATTCCATTGTTTTGATAAATTTGTATGCTTCATCAATATCTTTGACGAAGAAATTAAATAAAGCATGGTTTGAAGGATTTAGTGTAAAGCTCGGATCGAAAGTGTGGTCGTCTAAAGTAAGTCCAGTCTCAGCTGTAATAGGGATATTGTAAACAGGAGATGAAACATTATCCTTATTAAAGGGTATTCCAAGTAGTTTGCTGTACCATTCTGCAGAACTTTCTAAGTTACTAACATGGATAAAAACATTATTTACCTTACAGGCGATTGGAGAAGCGATTGAATTCATTAACATTCCACCCTTTGTTTTAATTTTCTTTTACTAATTCAACAAATCGTAAGAAAAAAATTTAAAAATTATGTAGCAGTATGAACAAACTTTGAAAGAAAGAACCGAAGAGGTCATTTGTTATTTCAATTAATTCCAATTTACTGGTGGTTTTACTAATTGTGCCTTTATTCCAAGTTCTTCGGCAGCAGCTAAAATAAATTCTTTCCTGAAGAAATAACTTTTATGGCTTACTATTTTACCGTTTTCAATCTCTTGTATCTGAATGTCATGTATTTCAGGGCTATGGTCATTAGTAGTTAGCACAATAATAACTGGTTTACCCCAAAGTTCTATTTCTTTAGCAGTATGGCCAGGCAATCCAAATCTTAGGGAACCTTTTCGCATCTCCTCTTTAGAGAATTCCTGGAATCCAAAGAACGCTTCATTTTGTGCTTGCTCACTAAATAATCTTAACATACTATTTAAATCTCCATTATTAAAGGCTTCTAAGTATGCTTGAATGGTTACGTTATGACTTTGTGTACCTATTTTAGTTCTTGATTTTGAAAAATCCATAGAAGCTATTTTTCTTCTCGCACGTTGAACTGAAGAATATACACCACCTGGAGTGCTTTGGACAATCCCAGCTACTTCATCTGCACTAAACTGGAAAATATCCAATAGTAGAAATGCTGCTGTTTGTTTAATTGTCAAATTCGACTCCAACGATATTAGAATCTCTTCCAATAATAGACGATTTGAAAAATCAAGACTTGGCTCAGGTACATCATCTAAAGTTCCTATTTCACGTTTAAGCTTTCTACATTGGTCCAGCCAGGTGTTTGTTGCAACTTTGAAGAGATAGTATTTTTTATCAGTAATCTCACTCCAACGTTGGGGTAGCAATCCAAAAGACTTTATCATTGTCTCTTGATAAAGATCTTCGCCATCCCAAGGGGAACCAGTTACATATTTACAATAGTTCCACAGGTCTGATGAGTATACTGAAACTATTTCTTCAAATTCATCTCTTAATTTTCGAGCTTCATCCAAAAAAACTTTGTTAATGTTATTACTTAGTTCCATATAATTTCCCTCCTAATGTACTTACAAT is part of the Psychrobacillus sp. FSL H8-0483 genome and encodes:
- a CDS encoding RNA polymerase sigma-70 factor — translated: MELQKLYSQFQPLLFSIAYRMLGTVSDAEDIVHDVYLQAGEKTIEHVENKKAYLCKMVTNKCIDHLKSAAYKREVYTGPWLPEPLILNDNDPITEVMNGEAISFAILMLLEKLKPVERAVFILREVLDYDYLAISQILNRTESNCRKVFSRVKNKFPMIKEEVEAPNDPKIDKIIQTFVLALNQGNIQKIEELLRQDVTLYSDGGGKVYAALKPVHSKYLVVRFIRNLLSHNDKKQTVVKIVNVNGDTGLLVKGVDNVKMVICFHVKNDQIAEIYIVRNPEKLQHVYL
- a CDS encoding VOC family protein, whose amino-acid sequence is MNSIASPIACKVNNVFIHVSNLESSAEWYSKLLGIPFNKDNVSSPVYNIPITAETGLTLDDHTFDPSFTLNPSNHALFNFFVKDIDEAYKFIKTME
- a CDS encoding FAD-dependent oxidoreductase, whose protein sequence is MKNEKTIVVIGGGYAGINHIEALRKEFREELKRSIRIILVDKNTFHFKKVKLFKGIVNENLSNLNVPLKHYCGSDIEFIQGELTAVYPKEQTVHIFREDGTLIHLDFDCLVLAMGSVLREVNSECGGISLNDLQNGQCIRQHLLGMMESPVSKLRLAIVGSGITGIETAAEVGSWLKNETKTEGMKQKSIEIFLINNKQRLLDEAPVKISERLENRLTRHGIQLMHNKKVDKFSNGKVVFSDKSELEADACVWTVGLKPHPSLYDLGLSLTVQGKIKVDSWYRLVESENIYAIGDCVHVVDPISGKAAAMSCKEAISQAQRLSKIMKAHLQGLQAISHQTYPDFLCIGLGPNDGFVWAQKWGVDFVLSGKLAEKIREYTWNVASITH
- a CDS encoding sigma-70 family RNA polymerase sigma factor — encoded protein: MELSNNINKVFLDEARKLRDEFEEIVSVYSSDLWNYCKYVTGSPWDGEDLYQETMIKSFGLLPQRWSEITDKKYYLFKVATNTWLDQCRKLKREIGTLDDVPEPSLDFSNRLLLEEILISLESNLTIKQTAAFLLLDIFQFSADEVAGIVQSTPGGVYSSVQRARRKIASMDFSKSRTKIGTQSHNVTIQAYLEAFNNGDLNSMLRLFSEQAQNEAFFGFQEFSKEEMRKGSLRFGLPGHTAKEIELWGKPVIIVLTTNDHSPEIHDIQIQEIENGKIVSHKSYFFRKEFILAAAEELGIKAQLVKPPVNWN